Below is a window of Fimbriimonadaceae bacterium DNA.
TATCGGCAGCACGCCGATTCCGATTCCGATGGCAGCGGCAGCAAAGAAAGCAGTGGAGGTTCTAGACCGAGACTTGGATAGGGTCTTGCGACTTCGCGACTATGCGCTTAGCGCGAAAAAGCTGCTGCGATCCTTTGGGTTGCCGCAGTTCGAATCGGCTTCTCCGATCTTGTCGGTGACGCTTATGGATGCGGAGCGCAATAAGCGTTTTGGCGACCACCTAAAGGATTGGGGCATCTTCCCATCCTTTATCGACTATCCTGGTTCTCCTCCCGGTGGGCACTTCCGATTTACGCTGTCAAGCGCTCATTCGTCGATGGATGTTGAAGCCTTGATGGAGAGTATCCGGCTGGGGGTCGTCGCGCACGGGGTTGAAGCGAAATGAGCACGACCAAAGAAGGGCTACCCGGGATCATACTGAAAGACGCCGAGGAGTTCAAGCGCCTCCGTGAGAGCCAGGTCTCAGAAGAATTTCTCAGAGCAGCCCATGGCACCGCTTCTGAGGAGGTTTGGCTGGATGTGATTCATCGCTATCCAGAATTGAGGGAGTGGGTAGCACACAACAAGACAGTTCCCATTTCAATTCTAAAGATATTGGCAAAGGACAGCGAACCCCGAGTTCGATTTTCCGTAGCTGTTAAGAGAAAACTCACTCCTGATCTCTTTTGCGAACTCGCTGCCGATGAAGACGAAGGGGTCCGTCAAGGCATTGTCTACAATCCGAAGGTTCCCAAGGCCATTTTAGAGCAGCTGACTAATGATTCGGTCAGCCTCATTCGAGAAGTCGCTAAGTCGCGCCTCGCAGAGATGCAGTGAGTTGGTAGGGTTTGTACGAGATATTTAAGTTTGGTCATAGATGCAGGCAAAATCACCTGAATTTTGCCCCAAAGTTAGACGATTCGGTCGAAGTTGAGCCATCTTAGAGGCGTGTGGTCCAATTCGACCCCTGGTCAAAAGTGAGAGGTGCAAAAAGTTGAAGCAACGTTGCTCGTGGTTAGCGGCAGGATTAGTCCTGCTGTCAGTGTTTACAACATCGTCATTTGCGCAGTCGGGTGGTCAGAAGACTTCTGGCTACTGGAAAGGTGCGCCGGGTATTACAGTCAAGGTGTCCGACATCATGGCTCAGGAGCGTCCGCGTCGTCCTGAGGATTTGATCGGATACGAACAGATTTCTCCGGACATCTGGGGTCGTGAGGAGGGTGAATATCCCGATCGCAGCAAACTTAGGCAGAACCCCCGATCTCCACAAGTGGCTCAGTGGCCCGTTCCGTCGAAAGGGCGATTGCTTGCCTATCGACCGACGCCCTTGCTGGAGCTCCTTTCGCCTTCTTATTCGCCTCAGCCGACTGGCGTGAGTTTTAACGCGATCAACGTTTCCGCTTCGGGCGCGATCCCGCCGGATACTCAGGGCTGTGTTGGCCCCACACAGATCGTGGTTTGTGCAAACGGCCGAATCCGCGTTTTCGATAAGAATGGAGTTATGGGCGGGCTGAACGTGACAACGAACACGTTCTTTAACAGTGTGCGCAACGGTTCGGGAACTTCCGACCCTCGCGTTCGCTTTGATCCGTTGACTCAGCGATGGTTTATCCTGATCATTAACGTATCTTCACCAAACCGAATTCTGATCGCGGTGAGCAGTGGCCCGACAATCACCGACTCGTCCAGCTTTACGTTCTATCAGTTCCAGCAGGACCTGGTGGCTCCGGCTGGAAACACTGGCCAGCTCTGCGATTATCCGACTCTGGGTATTGACAATCAGGCTCTTTATATCGGTGGCAACATGTTCGGCGCTAGCTTCCAGGGCACGTCGGCATGGGTTGTGAAGAAGAGCTCCGTTCTGAGCGGTGGCCCGATTGAGGCGGTCGCTTTCCGAGGGCTGGCTCCGGCGGGCGGCGCGGGTCCTTATACTCCTCAGGGTGTCGATAACTACGACCCAACAGCGACCGAAGGATATTTCATCGGCGTTGACAACGTTTCTTTTGGTGTGCTCGTTCTTCGACGCGTCACCAACCTTTCGACAACCCCGACGATTTCGGGCAACATCAACCTTACCGTTCCGTCGACGACCTCGCCTTCGGCGCGAACAGTTCTCGGCAGCACACGTCCGTTGGATGCGATCGACGACCGGCTGTACTGTGCACAAATCTTTAAGGACACCGTTAACGGTCTGACAACTCTTTGGACAGCCCATCACTTCCGAGTGACCTCCGCAGGCGTTGCTAGCAGTACGGGCACCCGTCTTGGCACACGCTGGTACGAGATTCAGAACTTTACGGGAACTCCGTCGTTGCGACAATCGGGCACCGTTTTTGATCCGGCAGCTTCGAATGCTTCGAGCTATTGGTTCGGTGCGGCGGCGATGTCGGGTCAGGGCCACATGGCGATCTCATTTAGCAATGCAGGACCTGCTCAACGGGCAGAGATCGCAGCGGCAGGACGCTTTGCTTCCGACCCGTTGGGAACTACCCAATCACCGACCGTCATTCAGACAAGCTCTTCGGACTATAACATTCAAACGACGGGTACCCAGCGATGGGGAGACTACTCCTACGTTGCGGTTGATCCGACCGATCGAATGACGATGTGGTCGTTCCAAGAGTATTGCGACGCAAACAACTCTTGGGGTGTGCGTGTCGTGGAGCTTCTTGCTCCGCCTCCTGCCCAATCGCCGACATGTGCGCCGACAGGTGTAGCGGGCGGTACGACAACTAATGTGGTGGTCACGGGCAGTACGGCTGGTGGCGCTGGATTCTACGATCCTCCTCAGACGTGGTCGACCAACCGGCTTGCTGCAAGCATCACCGGTTCGGGAGTTACCATCAACTCGGTGACCTTCAACAGCCCGTCGCAGATGACGATGAATGTGACAGTTACCCCGGGCGCAGCGCTTGGTGCGCGCACTGTGACGATCACGAACCCGGACGGACAAACGGTGACCACGAGCTTGACGATTAACCCAGGCACGTATAACCTGAACCCGCTGACGTTCTCGCACACCGGCGGTCTGTTTGTGTTCGGTAACGCTGCAAGCCTTGCTGCCAGCGATAACTCCTATGTGGAGTACAACAAGGGCGTCTCGCTCTTGATGGACCTTGAGTCCACTTCGCCGATCGCCAATGCACAGAGCATTACGTTCCGTGCGGAGACGAACATGCAGACACCAGAAGGAAGCCTTCGGGTTTCGCTATTCGACTTCGTTGCCAATGCTTGGGAGCAGGTCGATGCCTTTGCAACACAGACTAACGATAACATCGTTGTTACCGTGGCTCCAGCTTCTGTGAATCGGTTTATCCAAACAGGTACGCGAAAGATTAGGGCAAGGCTTGGATTCAAGGGTGACCAGGATCCAAACGCGTCCTATTCGCAGCACATTGACTGGGTTCAGTGGACGATTGTAGGCTAAGCCTGCGATCCTAAGATAACGAACTGCCCCGAGCTTACTCGGGGCAGTTTTTTGTGATCTAACCAGGGCTGCCGAGGAGTTTGGCCCCGCGCGTTCGGATGTCCTCGGGCAGGGCTGGGTTGAGGTTGCGCAGATAGAGCGCTCCGCTTGTGGGGCGGCAGGCTTCGTACACGTCGAGCGCGGCTTTGGCTTCGGCTGCGTCGGCGCTAAATAGCCAACCAAGGATGCCCTTGAGTCCGTCGGCTTCGGCAACCTTTCCTTGCAGGCTTTGCGGCAGGACAGTTAGGATGAACCTGGCGGCAGACGCGCGGACCGCAGGATTACTTGAGGCTGCCAGTGAGTTTGTGAGCGCTGCGAAAAAGGCGATTTCTGCCTTACCCGCTTTTGCAAACGCGTCGGCAAAGTCTTTGCCGCTGCCTTCGACCCACTTTGCCAGCTTGTTAGGGTCGCGTTGATCGACCTCCTTCACGAGCCAAGGGACTGTGTTCAGTGGCGCGTCGGTGCCACCAAGGATCATTGGGTCGAAACATCCTTTGTATTCTTCGCCGCTCAAGTCGATCTCGCAGTCGGCTTTTAGCTGATACAACGCACGGGCGTACTGACCCTTGGAAGGAGCTGGGAAGAGCTTCGTTGTGATGTCCTCATAGGTTGCCTTGTCGCTATACACCCAGAGTCGCGCCTGGTCGTAGGGGTCCTCTGTGCGGAGCTTAGCCTGAAGTCCGGCGATCTTGGCCCAACCTCGATCTGAGGGCAGCCCGACTTCGTACTTGACCGAGGGTTCGGGTTGTTTCTTGTGCATGTTCATGCAGGCGATGCGCGCACGTGCGGTGACCTTTGCGGGAGGGACGATCCATTCCGGTAGCGCAGATGCGTACAGTGGCTTTGGTGGAAGCACCATCTTGATCAGGGCGATGATGAGCATGTCTTGGAAGTTCGGATCATCGCTTCTTAGTACTGTGCCTGGATACAGCTCCAGCGCGATAGGTTTGGTGGTTGGGTTTTCAGCGGTGATAAGCGCGAGCCCCATGTTTTGGCAAGAGACGTTGAAGCTCATCTCGGCGAGGGCGTTTGTGCTGCACTGGACGGTCCCCTGCGGAGTGACCATACACACGCCGACCTCTTCGGTGGATGGTGGAGGAATATATCCGTGCTCCTTCGGCTCCTCGGAGATAACGCTGCACCGGCAGGACGTATAGGCAGGCGAGGCATCGTACTGGTCGAGGAAAACCTTGAACTCGAACATATCCATCGAGCCCGTCGGCCCAGTGGTTTTGATAATCTTTCCGTCCGGGCCGGGCACTTCGCGGTACATCTCATAGTGCAGCTTGCCGGAATACCGATGGGCCTTGAGTCGGCGTTTCTGTCCGCCGCAAGCCCCGTTGAACCAATGCCTCCAATCAAGCTTCACCGTCCACTTCGCAGCGTCTTTGTCGATAGCCTTTTGCATTGCTTCGCGCAGATTCCATTCGACATCGCCTCCCTTGAATGTCGCTCCAAACTTCTGAAAGTCCTTCGTGATGTCCTCGATCTTGTTCGGATAGCCCAGATCATGCAGCGACGTCAGCTCGGGAGGAAGCGTTACCCGATGAACTTCTTCGCAGGCCCGGTCGCAAGAATCGTCGCACTGAGAATGCAGAAGGTGCTTCTTGCCCCGGCACATCTTGTCGCAGTAGTAGTCGCGCAGCCCGGTAATGCCCTCGTCCTTCCACACCACCCAAATCCTGATGCGTCCGTTTCCGGCGTCTATCGACCAGACCTGATCGGGCGCGGTGGGAGGCGGAAGATCGTTCTTAGGTTGGTCTTGGGCGTTTGTGCCGCTGGCAAAAGGCAGAAAACTGAGCGCGGCGAGCGCACCGAGCAGAATCGCTTTCATGATTCAGTCTATAACGGATGGGCAAGCTGTGGGAAGGGCCGATGTTTCAGTCCCTTTGGGCCTGAGTTCAAATCAAGTAAAATTGAACGTAGAAAGATTTGCTTTGGCGTGATGCCGGTGCTGCCGGGTGGACGTCAGGCGAGGACAATATGAGCGAAAACACGACGACCGTCGTCGAGCAAGACGACGATGCCTTACTAGAACTTTATGCCAACCGCGAATACAAAGAGGGATTTGTCTCTGACGTTGAAGCGGACACATTCGAACCCGGCCTGAACGAAGACGTCATTCGCCGACTCTCCGCCAAAAAGGAAGAGCCAGAATGGATGCTGGAATGGCGGTTGAAGGCGTACAAGCACTTTCTCACGCTCAAAGAGCCGACCTGGCCCAACGTCCACTACGAAAAGCCCGACCTGCAAAAGCTGGCGTACTATTCCGCGCCGAAGCAGATGCCCAAGCTGAACAGTCTGGACGAGGCCGATCCTGAGCTGATCCGCACCTTTGAGAAGCTGGGAATCCCCATCCATGAGCAAAAGCTGCTTGCCAATGTGGCGGTGGATGCGGTTTTCGACTCGGTTTCCGTGGCGACCACGTTTAAGAAAACGCTTGCCGAGGCGGGTGTAATCTTCTGCTCGATCTCCGAAGCCGTGCGTGAGCACCCCGAACTGGTCAAGAAGTATCTGGGATCGGTGGTTCCGGTCAGCGACAACTACTACGCCTCGCTGAACTCGGCGGTTTTCTCCGACGGTTCGTTCGTTTTTGTGCCCAAGGGCGTCCGTTGCCCGATGGAGCTGAGCACCTATTTCCGCATCAACGCCGCCAACACCGGGCAGTTCGAGCGCACGCTCATCATCGCCGAAGAGGACGCTTATGTGTCGTATCTGGAGGGCTGCACGGCTCCCATGCGAGACGAGAATCAGCTTCATGCGGCGGTGGTTGAGCTGGTTGCCGAAGGCGACCGCGCGACCATCAAATACAGCACCGTTCAGAACTGGTATCCCGGCGACCCCAAGACCGGCAAAGGCGGCATTTTCAACTTCGTGACCAAGCGCGCCAAGGCGATCGGGCAGGCTTCCAAGGTGACCTGGACGCAGGTGGAAACGGGTTCGGCGATTACGTGGAAGTACCCGTCGGTAATTCTGATGGGCGACGATTCCATCGGCGAGTTTTACAGCGTGGCCCTGACCGCGAACAAGCAGCAGGCCGACACCGGCACCAAGATGATCCACATCGGCAAAAACACGAAGTCGACCATCGTGGCCAAGGGCATCTCGGCAGGCAACGGGCAGAACACCTATCGCGGTCTGGTGAAGGTGAACCCCGGCGCGGACAACGCCCGCAACTACTCCCAGTGCGACTCCATGCTTATGGGCGACCGTTGCGGTGCGCACACCTTCCCGTATATCGAGGTGAAGAACCCGACGGCGACGGTGGAACACGAGGCGTCAACGTCGAAGATCGGCGAGGATCAGATTTTCTATATGAATCAGCGCGGCATCGCCACCGAAGAAGCGGTGAATATGATCGTCAGCGGCTTCTGCAAGGATGTGTTCCGGGTGCTGCCGATGGAGTTCGCAGTTGAGGCGCAAAAGCTGCTGGGCGTGAGCTTGGAAGGCTCGGTCGGCTAAAGATTGTGGTGCAGACATCCCCTGCTTGCACCCATTATTGAGGCACAATAGAAACATGATCCAGCGTCAAGGGGAATGGTGGTATCAGGGGTCTTCGATCAGCGAAGGCACTGAGGATTTCGATTTGGCGTTCTGGCAGGCCCAGCCGGCTGAAGCGATTTTTGCGGCAGCTTGGGAACTGGTCGAAACGGCCTGTGTGATCAAGGGTGGAGATCCAGCTGAACTCAGACTTCAAAGAACTGTTGGCGCTTTTGGACCGATTCCAAGTTAAGTATCTGGTCGTTGGAGGCTACGCGGTCATGAAGTACACCGAGCCGCGCTACACGAAGGACTTGGATATCGCGGTCGGCATTGCACCTTCTAACATCGAAGGTGTACGTCAAGCACTGAAGGAGTTTGGTTTTCCCATGTCTGATGAGGCTGCGGACCAGTTGAAACTCCCAAACAGTATGATCTCAATCGGCCGAGCCCCCTCACGAATCGACATTCTCAATGAAGTGAAGGGCATTGACTTCAATCAAGCCTGGGATCGACGTAACCTCGTCGATATCGGAGGGCAAGAAGTTGCCTTCATTTCACTGGCTGACCTGATTGCGGCAAAGGAAGCGGCCGGAAGGAAGCAGGACTTGGTTGACTTGACGTCCTTGCGTAAGGGTCTTGCTTAAGAATGAAGACTCGACCTATGGTGGCTAAGTTCAACTGTGGTGATAGCTCCCTTGTTGGTGGGGTAACCGTGGCACGGGCGTCTCGCCCGTGTGTCCCATGATCGTCTCGGTCATGGCGTGCCGAGCTTGCTATGATCTCCCTTGTTGGTGGATCAACCGTGGCACGGGCGTCTCGCCCGTGTGCCCCATGATCGTCTCGGTCATGGCTTTTGAGGTTTGTCAGATTCACGGGCGGGACGCCCGTGAGACACATGGGCGAGACGCCCATGCTACGGTCTGTCTGCTGAAACCCTTTTCTACTCTGACTTCAAGTAAGCGTAGGCTAAACTGTTCTTATGAATTGGCGAGTCGTGCTAGAACAAGACGCGAAGTCTGGAGAGTGGGCGGTTTGGTGTCCGGAACTGCCGGGTTGCGTGTCTGCGGGTGTGACGCAGGAAGAGGCTCTCACAAGTATCAAGGAAGCTATTGAGCTTTACCTTGAACCGGCCCCAATTAAGCTTGAACCCGGTGCCGTCGAGAAGAAGATAGCGGTCTGATGGGCGAGCGACTTCCGCGCTTAAACGCCAAGCAGGTTGAGGCTGTTTTGATCTTCAAGGCGCGGGGTTGCTCAGCGCTACTATACGTGCCAAAGGGATTGGCATTTTCGTGATTGCTCCGTTGTAATCAACCCGTCTGTACAACGTGCAGCCTGCTCTTGGTCTATGATAGATAGAAGGTGCTGAAGGCATCCGCATTATCGCTGGGGCGAGACGATGAAGATTACTAGCGTCGATCGGGAAATTAGGGATATTCTGCAAACGAATTTCTACTTCGTTCCAAGGTTCCAAAGACCTTACTCTTGGGAGGTTGAGCTGGTTGAAGAGTTTTGGGACGACGTTACTCGCGATACAGAGGCGGACTACTTCATAGGATCCATGGTCCTTTACGGTAAGAGTCCTGAGCTTGGAATCGTCGATGGTCAACAGCGACTGACAACAATTACGATGCTTATCGCTGCCATCAGAGATACTATGTTGGAATTCGGGTTAGCGCCGCTCGCCACTTCAGTGCAAAATCTGATTGAGAGAGACGACTTGAATGCCAACAAGCGCTTCGTGATAGAGACAGAAACATCATACCCTTACTTTCACGACCATATTCAACGAATGGAGAGTGCTAAAACACCGGCCGCTGTTTCACCGGAAGAGCTCGCACTTAAAAATGCTTACCAACTTCTTCTCTATAAGGTGAACGAGAGACTCAAACGCGTAAGTGTGGGATTAAACGGAGATGACGCGAAAAATGCCATAGAAACAGAACTCAAGCGATTGAGAGACAAAGTTTTAAAACTTAAAGTAATATTTACTGATATCGCCAATGAACAAGATGCTTACGAAGTGTTTGAAACATTAAACACGCGTGGTAAGGATCTCGCAGTCGCCGATCTAGTTAAGACTCATTTGCTGCGATCTCTCCAGCCAGAAGACCAGCGCCTAGATACGTCGAAGGAAAAGTGGGAGGTAATAAGACAAAGAATTGAACATATGAAAGCCAGTCGTGTAGACATGGATACTTTTTTGCATCACCAATGGCTTTCTACAAGAGAGTATTTGCCAAGTCGATTACTTTACAAATCTGTGCGTAGAAGTATTAGCTCTGAAAAGGCACTGGAGTTCCTCGATGAGCTGTCTAACGACTCCCTCATTTACAATGCTATTTATGATGCTGATATTTTAACTTGGAATAGGGAACATTTAGCACTGAAAGATTCGATAGAATCCATTGATCAGTTTGGTTTGCGTCAGGCAATTCCGTTTGTGTTATCCGTCCTACGTGAGTGGCTCGCTGGAAGGTTGAAATATGCACATGCCAAGGAGGCGATCTTACTAGTAGAAAACTTTCATTTTCAATACACAGCCATTACGAGTTTGCGAGGTTCAGGCGGCATTGCTGCCATGTATAGTAAGCATGGTCGTGACCTTTTTGAAGCTACAGACAATGACGAGCGTATTGGAGCTATTCGAAGTCTCAAGCCTAAGATGCAGAATCGGCTACCAGCAGCTGCTGAGTTTGCGGCAAATTATTCTCAGCGTGTATTTTTTGCAAAGTCCAGATCCAAGAATAGGCCGCTGACCGAATATGTGCTTTGGAAGTTTCATCAACACCTAAATCCGGCGTTGGGGTCCGACAGGCAGTCGATGTCAATAGAG
It encodes the following:
- the sufB gene encoding Fe-S cluster assembly protein SufB, translating into MSENTTTVVEQDDDALLELYANREYKEGFVSDVEADTFEPGLNEDVIRRLSAKKEEPEWMLEWRLKAYKHFLTLKEPTWPNVHYEKPDLQKLAYYSAPKQMPKLNSLDEADPELIRTFEKLGIPIHEQKLLANVAVDAVFDSVSVATTFKKTLAEAGVIFCSISEAVREHPELVKKYLGSVVPVSDNYYASLNSAVFSDGSFVFVPKGVRCPMELSTYFRINAANTGQFERTLIIAEEDAYVSYLEGCTAPMRDENQLHAAVVELVAEGDRATIKYSTVQNWYPGDPKTGKGGIFNFVTKRAKAIGQASKVTWTQVETGSAITWKYPSVILMGDDSIGEFYSVALTANKQQADTGTKMIHIGKNTKSTIVAKGISAGNGQNTYRGLVKVNPGADNARNYSQCDSMLMGDRCGAHTFPYIEVKNPTATVEHEASTSKIGEDQIFYMNQRGIATEEAVNMIVSGFCKDVFRVLPMEFAVEAQKLLGVSLEGSVG
- a CDS encoding nucleotidyltransferase, producing the protein MDRFQVKYLVVGGYAVMKYTEPRYTKDLDIAVGIAPSNIEGVRQALKEFGFPMSDEAADQLKLPNSMISIGRAPSRIDILNEVKGIDFNQAWDRRNLVDIGGQEVAFISLADLIAAKEAAGRKQDLVDLTSLRKGLA
- a CDS encoding type II toxin-antitoxin system HicB family antitoxin, producing the protein MNWRVVLEQDAKSGEWAVWCPELPGCVSAGVTQEEALTSIKEAIELYLEPAPIKLEPGAVEKKIAV
- a CDS encoding DUF262 domain-containing protein, which gives rise to MKITSVDREIRDILQTNFYFVPRFQRPYSWEVELVEEFWDDVTRDTEADYFIGSMVLYGKSPELGIVDGQQRLTTITMLIAAIRDTMLEFGLAPLATSVQNLIERDDLNANKRFVIETETSYPYFHDHIQRMESAKTPAAVSPEELALKNAYQLLLYKVNERLKRVSVGLNGDDAKNAIETELKRLRDKVLKLKVIFTDIANEQDAYEVFETLNTRGKDLAVADLVKTHLLRSLQPEDQRLDTSKEKWEVIRQRIEHMKASRVDMDTFLHHQWLSTREYLPSRLLYKSVRRSISSEKALEFLDELSNDSLIYNAIYDADILTWNREHLALKDSIESIDQFGLRQAIPFVLSVLREWLAGRLKYAHAKEAILLVENFHFQYTAITSLRGSGGIAAMYSKHGRDLFEATDNDERIGAIRSLKPKMQNRLPAAAEFAANYSQRVFFAKSRSKNRPLTEYVLWKFHQHLNPALGSDRQSMSIEHILSESELKNGVDIATISSAGNLVLVPAKLNNEVLRDLPFHEKKQILIRNGIKLDPVVANAAVWGAWEIEERTKWMANLAQLAVWKL